The following coding sequences are from one Chelonoidis abingdonii isolate Lonesome George chromosome 4, CheloAbing_2.0, whole genome shotgun sequence window:
- the PSMA3 gene encoding proteasome subunit alpha type-3 isoform X1: MMPPPPVAAVFEKGAPRLQGEIQDAPLRVQMHVAHELGKLWLGTCHLTYGRCFFLWICRLNWCLTRASATLTQANAYDLSASTFSPDGRVFQVEYAMKAVENSSTAIGIRCKDGVVFGVEKLVLSKLYEEGSNKRLFNVDRHVGMAVAGLLADARSLADIAREEASNFRSNYGYNIPLKHLADRVAMYVHAYTLYSAVRPFGCSFMLGSYDEDDGAQLYMIDPSGVSYGYWGCAIGKARQAAKTEIEKLQMKEMTCRDVVKEVAKINKRKT, encoded by the exons ATGATGCCCCCTCCTCCAGTCGCTGCCGTGTTTGAAAAGGGGGCACCTCGTCTGCAGGGAGAGATTCAGGATGCCCCTCTCCGTGTTCAGATGCATGTTGCCCATGAACTGGGGAAGTTGTGGCTGGGAACGTGCCATTTAACTTATGGCAGATGCTTTTTTCTATGGATATGCCGACTTAACTGGTGCTTAACAAGGGCCTCTGCCACTCTGACCCAGGCTAATGCA TATGACCTGTCAGCTTCCACATTCTCTCCGGATGGCAGAGTATTTCAAGTTGAATATGCTATGAAGGCTGTGGAGAATAGTAG TACAGCAATTGGCATAAGATGTAAAGATGGTGTTGTCTTTGGAGTAGAAAAACTAGTCTTGTCCAAGCTTTATGAAGAAGGTTCCAATAAACGTCTCTTCAATGTTGATCGACATGTTGGAATG GCAGTAGCAGGACTCCTCGCAGATGCTCGTTCTTTGGCAGACATAGCTAGAGAAGAAGCTTCTAACTTTAGATCCAACTATGGATATAATATTCCATTGAAG cATCTTGCCGACAGAGTGGCCATGTATGTACATGCCTACACACTATACAGTGCTGTCAGACCTTTTGGCTGCAG tTTCATGTTAGGGTCTTATGATGAGGATGATGGCGCTCAGCTTTACATGATTGACCCATCAGGTGTTTCATAT GGTTATTGGGGATGTGCCATTGGTAAAGCCAGACAGGCTGCAAAGACAGAGATTGAAAAACTTCAG ATGAAAGAAATGACTTGCCGTGATGTTGTTAAAGAAGTTGCAAAAAT TAACAAAAGGAAAACATGA
- the PSMA3 gene encoding proteasome subunit alpha type-3 isoform X2, giving the protein MSSIGTGYDLSASTFSPDGRVFQVEYAMKAVENSSTAIGIRCKDGVVFGVEKLVLSKLYEEGSNKRLFNVDRHVGMAVAGLLADARSLADIAREEASNFRSNYGYNIPLKHLADRVAMYVHAYTLYSAVRPFGCSFMLGSYDEDDGAQLYMIDPSGVSYGYWGCAIGKARQAAKTEIEKLQMKEMTCRDVVKEVAKIIYIVHDEVKDKSFELELSWVGEITKGKHEIVPKDIREEAEKYAKESLKEEDESDEDNM; this is encoded by the exons ATGAGCTCCATCGGCACCGGG TATGACCTGTCAGCTTCCACATTCTCTCCGGATGGCAGAGTATTTCAAGTTGAATATGCTATGAAGGCTGTGGAGAATAGTAG TACAGCAATTGGCATAAGATGTAAAGATGGTGTTGTCTTTGGAGTAGAAAAACTAGTCTTGTCCAAGCTTTATGAAGAAGGTTCCAATAAACGTCTCTTCAATGTTGATCGACATGTTGGAATG GCAGTAGCAGGACTCCTCGCAGATGCTCGTTCTTTGGCAGACATAGCTAGAGAAGAAGCTTCTAACTTTAGATCCAACTATGGATATAATATTCCATTGAAG cATCTTGCCGACAGAGTGGCCATGTATGTACATGCCTACACACTATACAGTGCTGTCAGACCTTTTGGCTGCAG tTTCATGTTAGGGTCTTATGATGAGGATGATGGCGCTCAGCTTTACATGATTGACCCATCAGGTGTTTCATAT GGTTATTGGGGATGTGCCATTGGTAAAGCCAGACAGGCTGCAAAGACAGAGATTGAAAAACTTCAG ATGAAAGAAATGACTTGCCGTGATGTTGTTAAAGAAGTTGCAAAAAT AATCTACATAGTTCATGATGAAGTGAAGGATAAGTCTTTTGAACTTGAACTCAGCTGGGTTGGAGAAA TAACAAAAGGAAAACATGAAATTGTTCCAAAAGACATCAGAGAAGAAGCAGAGAAATATGCTAAG gagtCTTTGAAAGAGGAGGATGAATCAGATGAGGACAATATGTAA